The DNA segment TTGATATCATTTTCAACTTGAGGTTCAGTTTCATGTTCTATCAAACAACTTGACCTCTTTCTCTGCTACTTTCCTTTTGATTATTTTGCAGCATGTGTTGAACTAGTGGTAGCCTGCTCAACTGTGGCAGTTGGTGCTGAACTGGTGGAATCCTGCTCACTTGTGGCAGCAGCCTGCTCAGGTGTGGCAGCAGCCTGCTCAACTATTTCTCTCTTACTTTGCTTCTTTTCCTTGATTCAAATAGTtaaaaaataagttagaaatattTATGTCTAGTATTTAATACTTTGAAGTTAATGTAAAATAATTACCTGACCACAAGTCCTTACATTAAGAGTTGTTTCTCCACATTTGCTGCAAGTCATGATTCTTCCTTTTTAGGCTGTGACCACACTCCTTGTCTTTTAATTGCCTCATCCTTCTGCCTATCTCTCTTAACCTTAGGTCTACCAGCCAATTTCACAAGCTCTGGAGGCTCCATTGCGTGAGATGGCTCAATCTTCCAAATATTTTCTCCCCTAACAGGCTGTTTTTTGTGCCTATAAGTCAGCAGAAATACCTCCTTGCTATACCACCAGTTAATTTCAGTCATTGGATCACCAGAGTCATGAAGTATATCTCTAATAGCATGTGGACATGGGATTCCTGTAAGGTCCGATGACCTACAAGTGCACTTCATCACCGCCAAATTAACACAATGCTTGTCAGATCCTTCTATTACTTCATAGCCATTTTGACCATTTGCATTTACTTTACAGGCAGTTTGTGCAATCTGCAGGTACTCATTATACAAGTCCATGCATTTTGGACTGAAATCATATCTCCAGCTCCTAACTTTTTCTTCATGTTCTCTTAACAAGTTCTTGGTCTTGATTCTGATGTCCTCTAGCATCTTGATTATAGGCTTATGCCTTGTATCCACAATCCAAGTGTAACAACCACATCACTACCAGGgttactttcttcttcttccttcttcaAGTGCACTCTTTGAAAGTGTAACAACCACATCACTACTAGGGTTACTTTCCCTCAATTCATTGACATAAGC comes from the Nicotiana sylvestris chromosome 4, ASM39365v2, whole genome shotgun sequence genome and includes:
- the LOC104234810 gene encoding uncharacterized protein, whose amino-acid sequence is MLEDIRIKTKNLLREHEEKVRSWRYDFSPKCMDLYNEYLQIAQTACKVNANGQNGYEVIEGSDKHCVNLAVMKCTCRSSDLTGIPCPHAIRDILHDSGDPMTEINWWYSKEVFLLTYRHKKQPVRGENIWKIEPSHAMEPPELVKLAGRPKVKRDRQKDEAIKRQGVWSQPKKEES